A single window of Mycobacterium sp. ITM-2016-00318 DNA harbors:
- a CDS encoding PPOX class F420-dependent oxidoreductase, producing the protein MARKYATADAVGLPDLLEFVRPRHRMVLTTFRSDGSLQSSPVSGGVDDDGRIVVASYRQRAKSANIRRTPTASVTVLSDDFNGPYVQVDGDAEVVDLPDAVEPLVDYFRSISGEHPDWDEYRKAMVDQGKCLIRVTPRRWGPVAKGGFPPP; encoded by the coding sequence GTGGCCAGAAAATACGCCACCGCCGATGCTGTTGGCCTGCCCGACCTGCTGGAGTTCGTCCGCCCGCGACATCGCATGGTGCTAACCACGTTTCGCTCCGACGGTTCGCTGCAGAGCTCGCCGGTTTCCGGCGGTGTCGACGACGACGGCCGCATCGTCGTCGCCAGCTATAGGCAGCGGGCGAAGTCGGCCAACATCCGCCGCACACCCACGGCGAGCGTGACGGTGTTGTCCGACGACTTCAACGGCCCATACGTCCAGGTCGACGGCGACGCCGAGGTGGTCGACCTGCCCGATGCCGTCGAGCCCCTTGTCGACTACTTCCGGTCGATATCGGGCGAGCATCCCGACTGGGATGAGTACCGCAAGGCGATGGTCGACCAGGGCAAGTGCCTGATCCGGGTGACCCCGCGGCGGTGGGGTCCGGTCGCCAAGGGCGGCTTCCCGCCGCCCTGA
- a CDS encoding TetR/AcrR family transcriptional regulator, translating into MAVTVTDDPQPDVASGFRRRLLDGLDASISERGYRDSTVADIVRHARTSKRTFYGEFSSKEDCFIELLRTNNEAMIQQIRGSVDPEADWQQQIRQAVVAYVDHIASRPAITLTWIREAPALGAVALPLHRMAMSAFTDMLVDLSDSPGFRRASIPPIARPLALIIVGGLRELTALHVEDGLDVQGITEPAVTASTAILGLPSAFGG; encoded by the coding sequence ATGGCCGTGACCGTCACTGACGACCCGCAGCCCGATGTGGCCAGCGGGTTTCGGCGGCGGTTGCTCGACGGCTTGGACGCCTCCATCAGCGAGCGCGGCTACCGGGACTCCACGGTGGCCGACATCGTCAGGCACGCTCGCACCTCCAAGCGGACCTTCTATGGCGAGTTCTCCAGCAAGGAGGACTGCTTCATCGAACTGCTGCGGACCAACAACGAGGCGATGATCCAGCAGATCCGAGGGTCGGTTGACCCCGAGGCCGATTGGCAGCAGCAGATCCGGCAGGCCGTGGTCGCCTACGTCGACCACATCGCGTCGCGTCCCGCGATCACGCTCACCTGGATTCGCGAAGCACCTGCGCTCGGTGCAGTGGCTCTGCCGTTGCACCGGATGGCGATGAGCGCGTTCACCGACATGCTGGTCGACCTCAGCGACAGCCCCGGCTTCCGGCGTGCGAGTATTCCACCGATCGCCAGGCCACTGGCGTTGATCATCGTCGGCGGGTTACGGGAACTGACGGCGCTTCACGTCGAGGACGGCCTCGACGTGCAAGGAATTACCGAGCCCGCGGTGACCGCGTCCACTGCGATACTCGGGCTGCCGTCAGCATTCGGCGGGTAG
- the msrA gene encoding peptide-methionine (S)-S-oxide reductase MsrA, with protein sequence MSEYKKAILAGGCFWGMQDLIRKQAGVVSTRVGYTGGENANATYRNHPGHAEAIEIVYDPAQTDYRALLEFFFQIHDPTTRNRQGNDVGSSYRSAIFYTDDEQKAVALDTIADVEASGLWPGKVVTEVVPAGDFWEAEPEHQDYLERQPWGYTCHFPRPDWKLPKRATQLGPHASRGA encoded by the coding sequence ATCAGCGAGTACAAGAAGGCGATCCTGGCGGGTGGCTGCTTCTGGGGCATGCAGGACCTGATCCGTAAGCAGGCCGGCGTCGTCTCCACCCGTGTCGGCTATACCGGTGGCGAGAACGCCAACGCCACCTACCGCAATCATCCCGGGCACGCGGAGGCGATCGAGATCGTCTACGACCCGGCGCAGACCGACTATCGGGCGCTGCTCGAGTTCTTCTTCCAGATCCACGACCCGACGACCAGGAACCGGCAGGGCAACGACGTCGGCAGCAGCTACCGGTCGGCGATCTTCTACACCGACGACGAGCAGAAGGCCGTGGCGTTGGACACCATCGCCGACGTCGAGGCGTCGGGGTTGTGGCCGGGCAAGGTCGTCACCGAGGTCGTGCCTGCAGGTGATTTCTGGGAGGCCGAGCCTGAGCACCAGGACTACCTGGAGCGTCAGCCGTGGGGCTACACCTGCCACTTCCCGCGACCGGACTGGAAACTCCCGAAGCGGGCGACGCAACTGGGCCCACACGCCAGTAGGGGAGCTTAG
- a CDS encoding YiiD C-terminal domain-containing protein, with amino-acid sequence MAVSNLVDMMNGAMEQTIPPAHKMGITVLEARRGHAVASVPAEGNGNHFGVVYAGVQFTVAEMLGGVIALATFDAAKYYPLVKNVDIKFTGMARTDLRAETSLDDDEIARIEAEAAEKGKADFTLDAVVKDEAGQTVSITHGLYQLRAHGR; translated from the coding sequence ATGGCGGTGAGCAACCTCGTCGACATGATGAACGGCGCGATGGAACAGACCATCCCGCCCGCGCACAAGATGGGCATCACGGTGCTCGAGGCACGCCGCGGCCACGCCGTCGCATCCGTGCCCGCCGAGGGCAACGGCAACCACTTCGGCGTCGTCTACGCCGGCGTGCAGTTCACCGTCGCCGAAATGCTGGGTGGCGTCATCGCGCTAGCGACGTTCGACGCAGCGAAGTACTACCCGCTGGTGAAGAATGTCGACATCAAATTCACCGGTATGGCGCGCACGGACCTACGCGCGGAGACCAGCCTCGACGACGACGAGATCGCGCGCATCGAGGCGGAGGCTGCCGAAAAGGGAAAGGCCGACTTCACCCTCGACGCAGTGGTCAAAGATGAAGCCGGCCAGACCGTTTCGATCACGCACGGGCTGTATCAGCTACGCGCGCACGGTCGCTAA
- a CDS encoding cytochrome P450: protein MTETATVNAEATSNPDPGKRPVSVPLPKIAQGIAFATVRRRFIRQARKRYGQVFEINVPFFGRTVFVSDPALVRQVFTASTDDLINVQPNLSRVFGPGSVFALDRTEHRNRRKLLAPPFHGQSIKNYEKVIEEETLRESANWPQGKEFGTLEPMNRITLNVILRTVFGADGGELDYLREIIPPWVKLGSRMAALPAPRFDTGRRSPWGRLQEFRRNFDRVVFTLIDKAEADPNLDERSDILALLLRSRYEDGTAMSRQDVSDELLTLLGAGHETTASALGWAFERLRRHPEVLAKLVTEVDEGGSDYRQAFILELQRSRTVIDFAGRNVAASHFDLGEWHVDHGSNILVSIVDLHDNADIFENPQRFDSDRFVGTKPPTFAWLPFGGGTRRCIGAAFANTEMHVVLRTVLEHFEIETDDAPDEKIHHRGVAYTPKDGGKVVMKRRK from the coding sequence ATGACCGAGACAGCCACCGTCAACGCGGAGGCCACCTCGAACCCGGATCCAGGGAAGCGGCCGGTGTCGGTGCCGCTGCCGAAGATCGCGCAGGGCATCGCGTTCGCCACCGTTCGCAGACGGTTCATCCGGCAGGCGCGAAAGCGCTACGGCCAGGTGTTCGAGATCAACGTCCCGTTCTTCGGCCGAACCGTGTTCGTGTCCGACCCCGCGCTGGTCCGTCAGGTGTTCACCGCGAGCACCGACGACCTCATCAACGTCCAGCCGAACCTGAGCCGGGTCTTCGGACCGGGTTCGGTCTTCGCGCTCGACCGGACGGAACACCGGAACCGCCGCAAGCTGCTGGCGCCGCCGTTTCACGGTCAGAGCATCAAGAACTACGAGAAGGTCATCGAGGAGGAGACGCTCCGCGAGAGCGCGAATTGGCCACAGGGCAAGGAGTTCGGGACTCTCGAGCCGATGAACAGGATCACGCTGAACGTGATTCTTCGGACGGTCTTCGGAGCCGACGGCGGCGAACTCGACTATCTGCGCGAGATCATCCCGCCGTGGGTGAAGCTGGGATCGCGTATGGCGGCGCTGCCCGCGCCCCGGTTCGACACCGGGCGCCGCAGCCCGTGGGGCAGGCTCCAAGAGTTCCGGCGCAACTTCGATCGCGTCGTCTTCACGTTGATCGACAAGGCCGAAGCCGATCCGAATCTCGATGAGCGGTCGGACATTCTTGCGCTGCTTCTGCGCAGCCGCTACGAAGACGGCACTGCGATGTCGCGCCAGGACGTGTCCGACGAACTGCTGACACTGCTCGGAGCGGGACACGAGACCACCGCGTCTGCGCTCGGCTGGGCGTTCGAGCGCCTGCGTCGGCATCCCGAGGTCCTGGCCAAGCTCGTCACCGAGGTCGACGAGGGCGGCAGCGACTACCGTCAGGCCTTCATTCTGGAACTGCAGCGGTCACGAACGGTCATCGACTTCGCCGGCCGCAACGTCGCCGCGTCGCACTTCGACCTCGGGGAGTGGCACGTCGATCACGGCTCGAACATCTTGGTCAGCATCGTCGACCTGCACGACAACGCCGACATCTTCGAGAACCCGCAGCGATTCGATTCGGACCGCTTCGTGGGCACCAAGCCGCCGACGTTCGCCTGGCTGCCGTTCGGCGGAGGCACCAGGCGATGCATCGGCGCCGCGTTCGCCAATACCGAGATGCACGTTGTGCTGCGAACGGTGTTGGAGCACTTCGAGATCGAGACCGACGATGCACCCGACGAGAAGATCCACCACCGGGGTGTCGCGTACACCCCGAAGGACGGCGGCAAAGTGGTGATGAAGCGCCGCAAGTAG
- a CDS encoding glycosyltransferase family 4 protein, translated as MRVALLSYRSKTHCGGQGVYVRHLSRGLVESGHDVEVFSGQPYPDGLDPRVRLTKVPSLDLYREPDPFRIPWPNEIKTRIDLLELLTTWTAGFPEPKTFSLRAASVLADRLADFDVVHDNQCLGTGLLKIADLGLPVVATVHHPITRDRVLDVAAARWWRKPLVRRWYGFAEMQKEVARRIPELLTVSSTSAADIAADFAVSSDQLHVVPLGVDTELFKPAESRVRNRVIAIASADVPLKGVSHLLHAIARLRVERDLELQLVAKLEPNGPTEKLIAELGISDIVHSSSGLSDSELADLLASAEVACIPSLYEGFSLPAVEAMASGTPIVASRAGALPEVVGSDGDCARLVTPADVDELTKVLGELLDSPLELSRLGANGRQRALDVFSWESVAAQTVAVYEMARERVGRC; from the coding sequence ATGCGCGTTGCCTTGCTGTCCTATCGGAGCAAGACGCACTGCGGTGGTCAAGGCGTCTACGTCCGCCATCTGAGCCGCGGTCTCGTCGAGTCGGGTCATGACGTGGAGGTGTTCTCCGGTCAGCCGTATCCCGACGGGCTCGACCCGCGGGTGCGCCTGACGAAGGTCCCGAGCCTCGACCTGTACCGCGAACCCGATCCGTTCCGCATCCCGTGGCCCAACGAGATCAAGACACGCATCGACCTGCTTGAGCTGTTGACGACGTGGACGGCCGGCTTCCCGGAGCCCAAGACGTTCAGCCTGCGGGCCGCCAGTGTGCTGGCCGACCGGCTGGCCGACTTCGACGTCGTGCACGACAACCAGTGCCTTGGCACCGGCCTGCTCAAGATCGCCGACCTCGGCCTGCCCGTCGTGGCTACCGTGCATCACCCGATCACCCGCGACCGTGTGCTCGACGTGGCCGCGGCGCGGTGGTGGCGCAAGCCCCTTGTCCGCCGCTGGTACGGCTTCGCCGAGATGCAGAAGGAGGTCGCGCGCCGGATCCCCGAACTTCTGACGGTGTCGTCGACCTCGGCCGCCGACATCGCGGCTGACTTCGCGGTGTCGTCCGATCAGCTGCACGTCGTGCCGCTCGGGGTGGACACCGAGCTGTTCAAGCCGGCGGAGTCGCGGGTGCGCAACCGTGTCATCGCAATCGCTAGTGCCGACGTTCCGCTCAAGGGCGTCAGCCACCTGCTGCATGCGATCGCCCGACTGCGCGTCGAACGCGACCTCGAATTGCAGCTCGTCGCCAAGCTCGAGCCCAACGGTCCCACCGAGAAGCTGATCGCCGAGCTGGGCATCTCCGATATCGTGCACAGCTCGAGCGGGTTGTCCGACTCGGAGCTCGCCGACCTGCTGGCCTCCGCCGAAGTGGCCTGCATCCCATCCCTTTACGAGGGATTCTCGCTGCCCGCCGTCGAGGCGATGGCGAGCGGGACGCCCATCGTGGCGAGCAGGGCGGGGGCGCTGCCCGAGGTGGTGGGAAGTGACGGCGACTGCGCGCGGCTGGTCACTCCGGCCGATGTCGACGAGCTGACCAAGGTGCTCGGCGAACTGCTCGACTCACCACTGGAGCTGAGTCGGCTGGGCGCGAACGGCAGGCAGCGCGCGCTCGACGTCTTCAGCTGGGAATCGGTTGCCGCGCAGACAGTTGCAGTGTACGAGATGGCTCGCGAGAGGGTCGGCCGTTGCTGA
- a CDS encoding TetR/AcrR family transcriptional regulator gives MSDPVLESTRRRLTAKQADTVDRLGRAAVDILTKEGFTGLTVRRVAAEAGVGAATAYTYFSSKEHLVAEVFWRRLAAAPPALHDSGDAAGRVIDVLRHIALLVADEPEFAGAVTSALLGRDPDVEVLRLRIGHDIHDRLLAALGSERDPDVLESLELLYAGALVRAGMGYGSYADIADRLEKSARLMLS, from the coding sequence GTGTCCGATCCGGTTCTGGAGTCGACCAGGCGCCGTTTGACCGCAAAGCAGGCCGACACCGTTGATCGCCTCGGCAGGGCCGCCGTCGACATCTTGACCAAGGAGGGCTTCACCGGTCTTACGGTGCGGCGGGTCGCCGCCGAGGCCGGAGTCGGAGCCGCGACGGCCTACACGTACTTCTCGTCCAAGGAGCATCTCGTCGCCGAGGTGTTCTGGCGCAGGCTGGCCGCCGCTCCGCCCGCGCTGCACGACTCCGGTGACGCCGCCGGCCGGGTGATCGACGTGCTGCGCCACATCGCGCTGCTCGTCGCCGATGAACCCGAGTTCGCGGGGGCGGTCACCAGCGCGCTGCTGGGCCGGGATCCCGACGTCGAGGTGCTGCGACTGCGCATCGGCCACGACATCCATGACCGGCTGCTCGCCGCGCTGGGCTCCGAGCGTGATCCGGATGTGCTCGAGTCGCTCGAACTGCTCTACGCGGGCGCGCTGGTGCGAGCGGGCATGGGCTACGGGTCCTATGCCGACATCGCCGACCGACTCGAGAAATCCGCCCGGCTAATGCTGAGCTGA
- a CDS encoding prenyltransferase: MQVRDVPGVPGVLTPAQCRQTAQSIADTQESSGAIPWSDGGHTDPWDHVENAMALTAAGLLEPARAAFDWCRTTQRSDGSWPIQLRDGVIEDANSDSNFCAYISTGVWHHVLSTGDRRFAEDMWPVVNKAVDFVIDMQLPSGEIVWARSDSGLEADALLTGCASIYHSLRCALALADYFDDPQPEWEVAVGQLGHAIAHHPDRFVCKDRWSMEWYYPVLGGALRGAAAHARIEERWNDFVVAGLGIRCVDDRPWVTGAETCELVMALDAIGQTARAHEQFAAMHHLREEDGSYWTGLVFADGKRWPEERTTWTGGAMILAADALSRTTAANGIFRGADLPRGLEGEFDCECATSGR, from the coding sequence GTGCAGGTTCGTGACGTTCCCGGGGTTCCCGGTGTGCTGACGCCTGCCCAGTGCAGGCAGACGGCGCAGTCGATCGCCGATACCCAGGAGTCCTCCGGCGCCATCCCGTGGTCCGATGGCGGGCACACCGACCCGTGGGATCACGTAGAGAACGCGATGGCGCTGACGGCCGCGGGTCTGCTGGAACCCGCACGTGCAGCGTTTGATTGGTGCAGGACCACCCAACGGTCCGACGGATCGTGGCCGATCCAGTTGCGTGACGGCGTCATCGAGGACGCCAACAGCGACAGCAACTTCTGCGCGTACATCTCGACCGGAGTGTGGCACCACGTGCTGAGCACCGGTGACCGCCGATTCGCCGAAGACATGTGGCCTGTTGTGAACAAGGCCGTCGACTTCGTGATCGACATGCAGCTGCCGAGTGGTGAAATCGTCTGGGCACGGAGCGATTCCGGGCTCGAGGCGGACGCGCTGCTGACCGGCTGCGCCAGCATCTACCACAGCCTGCGATGTGCGTTGGCGCTCGCGGATTACTTCGACGATCCGCAACCCGAATGGGAGGTCGCCGTCGGCCAGCTCGGCCACGCCATCGCCCACCACCCAGACCGGTTCGTGTGCAAGGACCGGTGGTCGATGGAGTGGTACTACCCCGTGCTCGGCGGCGCGCTGCGCGGTGCGGCGGCACACGCCCGCATCGAGGAGCGGTGGAACGACTTCGTCGTGGCCGGCCTCGGGATCCGGTGCGTGGACGACAGGCCATGGGTGACCGGTGCCGAGACCTGTGAACTGGTCATGGCTTTGGATGCGATCGGCCAGACCGCGCGCGCACACGAGCAGTTCGCGGCTATGCACCACCTCCGCGAGGAGGACGGCTCCTACTGGACTGGCCTCGTCTTCGCCGACGGCAAGCGCTGGCCCGAGGAGCGCACCACATGGACGGGCGGCGCGATGATTCTGGCCGCCGACGCGCTGTCGCGGACCACAGCGGCCAACGGCATCTTCCGCGGCGCCGACCTGCCGCGCGGTCTCGAAGGCGAATTCGACTGCGAGTGTGCGACGAGCGGTCGCTGA
- a CDS encoding class I SAM-dependent methyltransferase, whose protein sequence is MSDTDTALPPSAARLFALAEEVTGFMPADEGRTLYDTAIRYLGDGVGVEIGTYCGKSTLMLGAAAQQSGGVLYTVDHHHGSEEHQPGWEYHDTSLVDPVSGRFDTLPSLRRALDSADLDDHVVAVVGKSVVVARGWRTPLRFLFIDGGHTEEAAQRDFDGWARWVDVGGALVIHDVFPNPDDGGQAPFHIYQRALQTRAFREVLATGSMRVLERVSGNVGEPL, encoded by the coding sequence ATGAGCGACACCGACACCGCCCTCCCGCCATCGGCCGCACGGCTGTTCGCCCTCGCCGAAGAGGTGACCGGCTTCATGCCCGCCGACGAGGGTCGCACCCTCTACGACACCGCGATCCGCTACCTCGGCGACGGTGTCGGGGTCGAAATCGGCACCTACTGCGGCAAGTCGACGCTGATGCTCGGCGCCGCTGCCCAGCAGAGCGGCGGAGTCCTCTACACCGTCGACCATCACCACGGCTCCGAAGAACACCAGCCCGGTTGGGAGTACCACGACACCTCGCTGGTCGACCCCGTGAGCGGGCGGTTCGACACGCTGCCTTCGCTACGCCGCGCGCTCGACTCGGCGGACCTCGACGACCACGTCGTCGCCGTGGTCGGCAAGTCGGTCGTCGTCGCACGTGGTTGGCGAACGCCGTTGCGGTTCTTGTTCATCGACGGTGGCCACACCGAGGAGGCCGCGCAACGCGACTTCGACGGCTGGGCTCGCTGGGTCGATGTCGGCGGCGCACTAGTCATCCACGATGTCTTCCCGAACCCGGACGACGGTGGCCAGGCACCGTTCCACATTTATCAGCGCGCGCTGCAGACGCGCGCCTTCCGCGAAGTGTTAGCCACCGGATCGATGCGGGTCCTGGAGCGCGTCTCAGGGAACGTGGGCGAGCCGCTTTAG
- a CDS encoding class I SAM-dependent methyltransferase yields the protein MLTVDYDLLGVAAGTKVIDVGCGAGRHSFEAFRRGADVVAFDQNASDLNDVDEILQAMKEQGEAPASAQAEAVKGDALDLPYGDGTFDCVIASEILEHVPQDNGVISELVRVLRPGGVLAVTVPRWLPERICWALSDSYHANEGGHIRIYRADELRDKVLAHGLRLTHTHHAHALHSPFWWLKCAVGTDKSDNPAVTAYHKLLVWDMVSQPWMTRTAESLLNPLIGKSVALYFRKSEESGAGS from the coding sequence TTGCTGACTGTCGACTACGACCTGCTCGGAGTCGCGGCAGGCACGAAGGTGATCGACGTCGGCTGCGGCGCAGGCAGGCATTCGTTCGAGGCGTTCCGGCGCGGTGCGGACGTCGTCGCCTTCGATCAGAACGCGTCGGACCTCAACGACGTCGACGAGATCCTGCAGGCGATGAAGGAGCAAGGCGAGGCGCCCGCGTCGGCGCAGGCCGAGGCGGTCAAGGGCGATGCCCTCGACTTGCCTTACGGCGACGGCACATTCGATTGCGTCATCGCCTCGGAGATCCTCGAGCACGTCCCCCAGGACAACGGAGTGATCTCCGAACTGGTGCGGGTGCTGCGGCCGGGCGGCGTGCTCGCCGTCACGGTGCCCCGGTGGCTCCCGGAGCGGATCTGCTGGGCGCTGTCTGACTCCTACCACGCCAACGAGGGCGGCCACATCAGGATCTACCGCGCCGACGAACTGCGCGACAAGGTGCTCGCCCACGGCCTGCGGCTGACCCACACGCATCATGCGCACGCGCTGCATTCACCGTTCTGGTGGCTGAAATGCGCTGTCGGAACTGACAAATCGGACAATCCCGCGGTGACGGCGTACCACAAGCTGCTGGTTTGGGACATGGTCAGCCAACCGTGGATGACGCGTACGGCCGAGTCGCTGCTCAATCCGCTGATCGGCAAGAGCGTGGCGTTGTACTTCCGCAAGTCGGAGGAGTCCGGTGCAGGTTCGTGA